One window of Triticum dicoccoides isolate Atlit2015 ecotype Zavitan chromosome 5A, WEW_v2.0, whole genome shotgun sequence genomic DNA carries:
- the LOC119298760 gene encoding uncharacterized protein LOC119298760, whose amino-acid sequence MPKVGRRRTGENPEKERGAGGGGAQGEKMPKAGRRRTRGNPDLETEREAKKRSLAEEASPSAMFAAFERGDAPQSEAKSERVYDVVESVTEESSGSPIPLLHEPYIPDELASHPGIHHAFELAEAKYNAEKDHRYALFTMARGPPHSCLFNERRLLPIRETAKDAVLLASGSVVRLSSSLGRVPLNKCCGLWFQQDEEKKTAIVLTSAHLVRKQDPSVMNQWTGKYHCDARVIVHLLDGTTARGSLLYLQEHYEIALYEVTMHKPVELPTFNDTVHSGQDVFRLGRDDESLDLKITHGRVEYKIPVRHERCHYLYFSSDESRHRLLHDDGGPIINLEGKVVGLVNNHINESFVPSCILHKCLDFWRSFQCMPRLHLGMTFTSIKLLDPVCIERMKRKHNIESGLIVQQVSKGSYAEKLGIRKGDVIEGFNGKYVSTTVELESMLVDICWDHFDQRNKLYAEKDVSVLIFNAAKLCRRTRNLTVVVSDFGEDIIEGTYPVTIEE is encoded by the exons ATGCCGAAGGTCGGCAGGCGGCGCACGGGGGAGAATCCGGAGAAGGAGAGGGGAGCGGGAGGCGGTGGCGCACAAGGTGAGAAGATGCCCAAGGCCGGCAGGCGGCGCACGAGGGGGAATCCGGATCTGGAGACGGAGAGGGAAGCCAAGAAGAGAAGCCTGGCAGAGGAGGCCTCTCCTTCAGCGATGTTTGCGGCCTTTGAGCGTGGCGATGCCCCTCAATCCGAAGCAAAATCAG AGCGTGTCTATGATGTGGTCGAGTCCGTGACGGAGGAATCCTCCGGTTCCCCCATTCCTCTGCTCCATGAACCCTACATCCCTGACGAGCTAGCTTCCCATCCGGGCATACATCACGCCTTTGAGCTTGCCGAAGCCAAATACAACGCAGAAAAAG ATCATCGGTATGCTTTGTTCACCATGGCTCGCGGCCCTCCGCACTCGTGTCTGTTTAATGAGCGGAGGCTTCTTCCAATCCGTGAAACCGCAAAAGACGCGGTGCTTCTTGCATCCGGATCCGTCGTTAGGCTCTCCTCCTCTCTCG GCCGCGTGCCACTGAATAAGTGCTGTGGGTTGTGGTTCCAACAGGATGAAGAGAAGAAAACCGCCATTGTTTTGACATCTGCGCACCTGGTTCGCAAACAGGATCCCTCGGTGATGAACCAGTGGACAGGAAAATATCACTGTGATGCTCGG GTCATTGTTCACTTGCTTGATGGCACAACTGCAAGAGGCAGTCTCCTGTACCTCCAGGAGCATTATGAAATTGCTCTTTATGAGGTTACAATGCACAAACCTGTTGAGTTGCCCACTTTTAATGACACGGTGCATTCGGGTCAAGATGTTTTCAGACTTGGAAGAGATGATGAAAGTTTGGATTTGAAGATAACTCATGGTAGGGTGGAATACAAAATTCCAGTCCGACATGAGAGATGTCACTACCTGTATTTTTCCTCTGATGAATCTCGTCACCGTTTG TTGCATGACGATGGAGGGCCCATCATTAATTTAGAAGGGAAGGTTGTGGGATTGGTTAACAATCATATAAATGAGAGTTTTGTGCCTTCATGCATATTACACAAGTGTTTAGATTTCTGGAGGAGTTTCCA GTGCATGCCACGGCTGCATCTTGGAATGACCTTTACTTCCATCAAGCTTTTAGACCCTGTATGTATCGAGAGGATGAAGCGTAAGCATAACATTGAGTCCGGTCTCATTGTTCAACAG GTGTCAAAAGGATCGTATGCCGAGAAACTGGGAATCCGCAAAGGTGACGTTATTGAAGGTTTTAATGGAAAATATGTTTCTACGACGGTTGAG TTGGAGAGCATGTTGGTAGACATCTGCTGGGATCATTTTGATCAGAGAAATAAATTATATGCAGAAAAAGATGTTTCA GTTCTTATATTTAATGCTGCCAAACTTTGCCGAAGAACTAGAAATTTGACTGTAGTTGTATCAGATTTTGGAGAGGATATTATAGAAG GCACTTATCCTGTCACGATTGAAGAATAA